In Hamadaea flava, a genomic segment contains:
- a CDS encoding dihydrofolate reductase family protein, which produces MTITFASQSISLDGFSAGPQISDRNPMGVGGERLHDWMFATPTGSAVGVDADLKRRELERTGAVVIGRTMYEVGLPIWKDTPYPRPTVVLTNRPEEPVTMPGGTFTFASTAKAAHEQALTAAGDRDVLVLGGATTIQAFLAAGLVDELTLQLVPLLLGGGTRLFADLPTDLSAKLTVTSVTPSAAVTHLHYRVARR; this is translated from the coding sequence GTGACCATCACGTTCGCAAGTCAGTCGATCTCCCTGGACGGCTTCTCCGCGGGGCCGCAGATCAGCGACCGGAACCCGATGGGCGTCGGCGGTGAGCGCCTGCACGACTGGATGTTCGCCACGCCGACGGGCTCGGCGGTGGGCGTCGACGCGGACCTGAAGCGGCGGGAGCTGGAGCGGACGGGTGCGGTCGTCATCGGCCGCACCATGTACGAGGTGGGCCTGCCCATCTGGAAGGACACGCCCTATCCCCGGCCGACGGTCGTGCTGACGAATCGGCCGGAGGAGCCGGTGACGATGCCGGGCGGCACGTTCACCTTCGCCTCGACGGCGAAGGCGGCGCACGAACAGGCGCTGACGGCCGCGGGCGACCGGGACGTGCTGGTGCTCGGCGGCGCGACCACGATCCAGGCGTTCCTCGCGGCCGGTCTGGTCGACGAGTTGACCCTCCAGCTCGTGCCGCTCCTGCTCGGCGGCGGGACGCGGCTGTTCGCCGACCTCCCCACCGACCTCTCGGCCAAGCTCACCGTCACCTCCGTGACGCCCTCGGCCGCCGTCACCCACCT
- a CDS encoding ketopantoate reductase family protein — translation MRILVVGAGATGGYFGARLHEAGRDVTFLVRPRRAELLRERGLRISGLGQETVVTPNLVTAPDLAGHYDIVLLSVKATTLAQAIEDTAPAVGPRTAVVPFLNGMAHLDTLTKAYGSDVVLGGVVRVITTIGENGEILQLAPLADMTIGEPAGGVSDRVRRIEGVLSEAGFDFAVSPDIQTAMWHKWVFISTLGALNTLVRGSVGEAVDAGAEHLGPQIATEAAGIAEAAGHPMPAQALANVAAFVSRPGSTDTASLYRDLVAGQPTEAEQILGDLTARARAFGVSTPLLDVATASLRVHEQRVARGAV, via the coding sequence ATGCGGATTCTTGTCGTAGGAGCCGGGGCCACCGGCGGATACTTCGGCGCACGGCTGCACGAGGCCGGGCGGGACGTCACCTTCCTGGTCCGGCCGCGACGGGCCGAGCTGTTGCGCGAGCGCGGACTGCGGATCAGCGGACTCGGCCAGGAGACCGTGGTGACGCCGAACCTGGTCACCGCGCCGGACCTGGCCGGCCACTACGACATCGTGCTGCTGTCGGTGAAGGCGACGACGCTGGCACAGGCCATCGAGGACACCGCACCGGCGGTCGGGCCGCGTACGGCGGTCGTCCCGTTCCTGAACGGCATGGCTCACCTGGACACGCTGACCAAGGCGTACGGGTCGGACGTGGTACTCGGCGGCGTCGTGCGGGTCATCACGACCATCGGCGAGAACGGCGAGATCCTGCAGCTCGCACCGTTGGCCGACATGACGATCGGCGAACCGGCGGGCGGCGTCTCGGATCGCGTACGCCGGATCGAGGGGGTGCTCTCCGAAGCGGGCTTCGACTTCGCAGTGTCCCCCGACATCCAGACCGCCATGTGGCACAAGTGGGTGTTCATCAGCACCCTCGGCGCCCTCAACACCCTCGTACGCGGCTCCGTCGGCGAGGCCGTCGACGCCGGAGCGGAGCACCTGGGTCCGCAGATCGCGACGGAGGCAGCCGGCATCGCCGAGGCCGCCGGGCACCCGATGCCGGCCCAGGCACTGGCGAACGTCGCGGCGTTCGTGTCCCGGCCCGGCTCGACCGACACGGCCTCGCTCTACCGGGATCTCGTCGCCGGTCAACCGACCGAAGCCGAACAGATCCTCGGCGACCTCACGGCTCGGGCCAGGGCTTTCGGCGTATCAACGCCGCTTTTGGACGTGGCGACGGCGAGCCTGCGCGTGCACGAGCAGCGGGTGGCGCGCGGAGCTGTGTGA